Within the Musa acuminata AAA Group cultivar baxijiao chromosome BXJ2-9, Cavendish_Baxijiao_AAA, whole genome shotgun sequence genome, the region ATGGCAGCTATAGCGGATCGGTATCGTCAGAATTGGATCTTGGATTACCTCAGCTTACCGGTTTCATGGTGTTCTCTCGTGTTTGATATTTAGATGCTTTCGTTTTTAGCTTGGTTTCAAGTCCTCGGATGCCCTTTGCTTTGCCTTTTGACCTTTCTTGAGGACTCTtcgtcttccccctttttcttctgatTGAGTTGCACTACAGTAGATCAAATCAGTTGCTTTTCGCATTTGAACACTGTGAGAGAGAGCAAAATCTGGTGAAATGCGTAGTTCGGTTGCTTCGTGATTCATCTCTGGTTATCTAGGTGGCGACACATGGGAAATTTCTGCTGCTGAGGGAGTGTGTTGGGTGAGCGGAAGAGATCTGTAGGGGGTCACTCTTAGGGGTTTCTGAGATGGAGGGTGTGGAAGAAGCTAATAGCGCAGCTGTGGTGAGCTGCCACAGAGTGCTGAACCTGCTATCCGAGACTCAGGACCAAACCCTAGCTTTCAAAGTTCTAAAGGCAGAGACTGGAAACGCTATTTCTATGTTTAACAAGGTTGTTTCCATGCTTAGTAATGGTGTAGGTCATGCGAGGCTAAGGAGGCTCACGAACCCCCAACAACTCCACTTTAACCATACCATCTTCTTAGATAGTCCGGCGGTATCCAGAGCTGAACCTTTTCCACTGTTGGTCCAATTCCTTCCAAGAAACCTACTAGAAAAGCCAGTTAACGAGTTGGGTTCCACTGCCAAGATCCCTCCACAAATCCCCCCAAGAATGTTGCTTGAGAATCCAGCAGCTGCAACGGATGCTGCTTCCAGGGGCACTGTTCAAGCTGCCTACAGTCCTAACCCCACCCACCTTCACTTCCTCCAACAGCAGCACAACAGTCAGGTGTTTCAGATTCAGCAGCATATGAAGTTCCAGAATGAGATGTATGGAAGCAGCAATAGCGGCAAGAACCTCATGTTTGACAACTCAAGTTGCACAGCAACTGCATCGTCTTCTCGTTCTTTCTTGTCATCCCTGAGCATTGATGGTAGCATGGGGAGCATGGATGGGAAGGCCTTCAACCTGTTTGGTGGACCACAGTTGTCCGACTCGATGAACTGGCACCTAAATGATAGGAGGTGTTCTAGAGGAGAGAATGATGGAAGTGGCAAATGTGCCAAAACAAGCAGGTGCCACTGCTCAAAGAAGAGGTCAGGGGTCCTgtgtaatgttttttttttctattttcttttcaTGAATATGTTCTCATTCAGACAAAGTTCTCCTTGGCTTTTGCAGGAAATTGAGAGTGAAGAGAACCATTAAGGTTCCTGCTATAAGTAACAAGCTTGGAGATATCCCTGCAGATGACTACTCATGGAGAAAGTATGGGCAGAAGCCAATCAAGGGTTCTCCCTATCCTAGGTATGGTGTTGTTGGCTTTCCTAAACACTTCTCTTCGATTGAGTGACCTGACATGCCAGATGTTTGTTGTTTATTGCATAATTATTGTGCTTTGACATCATTGCCGTAATGGTAATCTAGCAGGAATCattattgataaatttaaatagcCAGTGGTACACAAATTTAGGTAATAATTCTTAGAAACAAGCATGTCCTTGTTTTCCATCTGTTCTCTCTCAGATGATGAAACTGCATGGATCTAGTCATTGTTTTGTTTGATTTTGTTGGAACTTTAGCTAACAAattctttatatttttcttttcataaCCAAGTTCAAACAAACAGTAAACTATTATTTTACAATTTCCTTATCAGAATAATAATAGATTGctagttataatttatttttttctttagtaatttttctttttttatagcaGAAAATAGGTCTAGCATTTCTCAAATGTTGGTTAAATTTAAGTATGTTCACATACTTTTCCAGATTGTTTCAGTTACCAAATAACATGCAAGGCTGATTAAGATGCTGGGCCTTCAAGGCTTCAACATATAATCTCCATGAGTCTTGGATCTTCATGCTACAAAGTAAAGGTCCCACGGTTCAATCACCAGTAACAAATACCATTTTGTTTGCTTATTTTCACTTTTAAATCCTAAAATTGACTTCGAACATTTTACTAATAATTCCACCAGTGGAGTATTTAAGTAGATTCACTGTACTTCTCTTCGATGATATGGAAGTGTCATCATAGTCAATCTTATATACTATTAAATGATTTTTGTCCTGTAATATTGTTCTAGACAGCTTTAATTTGGTACTAAAATATTTTCTGCTATAAATCGAGCAGAGGATACTACAAATGCAGCAGCATGAAGGGCTGCCCTGCAAAAAAGCATGTCGAGCGGTGTGTTGAAGATCCAACAATGTTGATTGTTACTTATGAAGGAGAACACAACCATGCCAAGCTATTGACCCAGTCTGCCCACATATTGATGTCGGTCAAAGAGCCATTAGTGACgagttgattttttttcttcattcagTTTCCATTGCAAGTAGCTTGTCCTGTATATATTCCTTGTGTTCAAGAAAAACATGTTGGGGTATAGCCGCTGCATGGGTTCAGGTCAATGGGAAAATATGTAAGATGGAAGATGCACCGATAGAGCCTCAAAAGAATGCTACTATTAGTTGAATATCATGACCATCACCATGGAGGAATTTTGTGATCTTTATTTGTTTGAAATAGGATTGGTTGGAGCTTCTAATAGTGATCTCTTGTTAAACCTAGCAGAATGGCTTTCTGATAGTACAAAGCCATGGTTTGAAAGAATTTTAAATTGTGTCCATCCTGATTGGTATAATATAATCCATTTTGCAAAATACCTGTGAATGAATTATTGGCCTTAAATGCTGGTTTTGTACTTGGGAGTGCACTGGACTTGTTTTCTGTGGGGTTTACTTGATACTATGAATTTTGATTTGGTTTCTTTGTTGACGATCTGTACTTTGCTGAGCTAACCAGTAATGTATGTACTATAGTAGTTGATGGCATCTGTTCAGCAATGTTTTTGACATCATCAACTAATGTACACTTGTCTTCATTTATTGTTATTTAAACGACTAAACTCTGGTAAAGCTATAATCAAATATAACATCTTGCTGTTAGATTGATTATAGCTTGAGAGCATGATGGGTAATACATGTTTCTATTCTGCTACATCTGCTGGATGTTGCTATTTGTGATTCTGCCTTTGTAGATTCCGATTAATGTCTGTTTCTCGACACATTTTATAAATTTTCTGTTTTCAAGATTTGTACATAGAAGTTGTATTTGAGAAAAATTATAGAGTAGTCTCTCACAAGTGTTTTTTGATGGAGCTTCCCAGCTTATCTTTATCATGAGAGACATGTAAGTCTCCATCAACTGCTCCACATGTTGGGGTTACAGGCTTAGTTTTTGGGTGTGGCAAGTGATTTCCCTGCACTGTGCAGTATCTGATGCTCTCTGGAATGATTCATGCAAAATGCCAAGCAGCAGCTGGAAATGCTTCAGGGAGATCATAGAAACAAACAACTGAGAAACTTGCCTGCAAAGAGAATTGTCAGCAACATCTGACAATGCTACATCGTCGAGTCCTGGTTGAAGGAAGGGAAACACAAGGTTTGCTTTCCCACCATATGTTCTTTGATGTCTCTGCTCAAGACTGGGTGTCCTTGAATCCTACAGTGTATGAACCTGTCTCCAGTGTATGAGACAATCCACAATTGGTAACAATTTGAGGAAGACCTGATCCTACAGCCATGAGTTTGCATGTTATAGAAGCTAAATTGTAATGCGAGGAAACAACAAGTGGTTAACTGCAAACATCTACAAACAGAGCTTCTAATAGTCTGAGGTGAAAGCTACATAAACAATAGAAGAAACATTACTTAGATGGTAGCATTTTGGATCGATAAGCATCTAATAGTCTGAGGTTAAAGCTATACATAACACCAAGCAATGAACTTTCTTTAGTTTCACTGATACACAGAAACAGTGCTTGGATGCACACACATCATCTAATATGCCCAAAATCTCTGCAATTTCCCCATCTTGTTACACCTTTAGAAACTTGGATGCATATGGCAATCGTAGCGATTACCTTCTCTCATTCGATCGATAGTGCTTAGAATCAACTGATGCATATAGCATTATAGTACTAACCTTCTTTCATAAGCTGATAGTACTTGTAAAGCCGGAATCAATTCTTCTCAGTCTCCACAGTTACAAAACATATGCTCCATGACAGATTGTCCTCATCAAA harbors:
- the LOC135623456 gene encoding protein WRKY1-like, encoding MEGVEEANSAAVVSCHRVLNLLSETQDQTLAFKVLKAETGNAISMFNKVVSMLSNGVGHARLRRLTNPQQLHFNHTIFLDSPAVSRAEPFPLLVQFLPRNLLEKPVNELGSTAKIPPQIPPRMLLENPAAATDAASRGTVQAAYSPNPTHLHFLQQQHNSQVFQIQQHMKFQNEMYGSSNSGKNLMFDNSSCTATASSSRSFLSSLSIDGSMGSMDGKAFNLFGGPQLSDSMNWHLNDRRCSRGENDGSGKCAKTSRCHCSKKRKLRVKRTIKVPAISNKLGDIPADDYSWRKYGQKPIKGSPYPRGYYKCSSMKGCPAKKHVERCVEDPTMLIVTYEGEHNHAKLLTQSAHILMSVKEPLVTS